DNA from Desulfuromonas sp. AOP6:
TGTGCAGGTCAGACGTCGCCAGTGTGTTCTTTTCTGTCATGACGAAACGCGTTACATGCTCTTTGTGCCAGGCTTGAAGAAAGCCCATTTCGAGGATCTTGGCCGGGTATTCAGGGATGTTTTTCTCATGAGCCTGGTCGCCCATGGCGTGGCCGACGCTAAAATCATGCGAGTGAGCCTGGCCTTGGGACCGCCAGCTTTCGATGGGGCCACCGACCGTTCGGTCCTGGGGGCGATGAATATCGCCATGCAGGATCTGGAAGGCTACCTGGTCACCTGCGCCGAGCTTTTGGAGATCGACCTGGCCGGTGCCGCCCTTTACCTGAACGAACGGCCCACATCTGTGCGGGGGAACTGGCTTTGGCCCGCGCAGGAGATGCTCGACAGGGTGGCGGCCCTTTAATTTCCCTGTCCCGAGAAGGAGGGATGACCATGAAACTGGTCTCTTTCAACGTCAACGGTCTGCGCTCGCGTCTGCACCAGCTCGAAGCGCTGGTCAGGACGCACGATCCCGATATTATCGGTCTGCAGGAGACCAAGGTGCAGGATGTGGATTTTCCGCTGACGGCCATCGAGGCCCTCGGTTACCAGGCCGCTTTTCACGGTCAGAAGACCCACTACGGTGTGGCCCTGCTGTCCAAGCGCGCGCCTCTCAGGGTGCAGCTCGGTTTCCCCGAGGATGGTGACGAGGCCCAGAAACGCTTTATCAGCGGCTGGTTCGCCCTGTCGGATGGGCAGACCCTGCAGGTCATCAACGGCTACTTTCCGCAGGGAGAAAGCCGCGACCACCCGGTGAAGTTTCCGGCCAAAGAGCGCTTTTACGCCGACCTGCGCCACTATCTGCAGACGTCCTGCGACCCGCTGGCTCCCCTGGCCGTCATGGGGGATTTCAATATCGCCCCCGTCGATTTGGATATCGGCATCGGCTCAGACAACGCCAAGCGCTGGCTGCGCACGGGCAAAACTAGCTTTCTGCCGGAAGAGCGGGCCTGGTTTCAGGCCCTGCAGGACTGGGGTCTGCACGACAGCTTCCGTGAGCAGCATGCTGATACCGCCGACCGCTTCAGCTGGTTCGACTACCGCAGCCGTGGCTTCGAAGCGGAGCCGAAACGCGGCCTGCGCATTGATCATGTCCTGCTGACGGCGCCGCTGATGGAGTGCTGTCGGCACAGCGGCATCGACTACGAGATCCGGGGTATGGAAAAACCCTCGGATCATTGCCCGGTGTGGGTCGAATGCGCACTGGACTGAGGGGGTGCGGGCTCGCTCTGCTGGCGGCGGCGTTGCTGTCCCTGCTGCCGCTGACCGCCGGTGCCGGCACAGAATTCATGCAGGCACAGGTCGACAGCGGGCAGGTCGATGTCAGCGGCTGGCTGATGAGCGAAAAGCTCGATGGCGTGCGGGCCCACTGGGATGGCCAGACTCTGCGCTCCAAAAACGGCTATCGCCTGACGCCGCCCGCCGATTTTCTGAGCGGCTGGCCGCCCTTTGCCCTGGAAGGGGAACTTTGGGGCGGTCGGGGATCTTTTACGGAGACGGCGGCCGTGGTGCAGAGAGCCCAGGATGACGCGGGCTGGCGGCAGCTGCGTTTCGCCATTTTCGATGTTCCCGATGGTGGTGGCCCCTTTATCGAGCGCCTGCAGCGGGCTCAGCAGTGGTTTGCCCATCAGCCGGCGCCCCACGCCTTTGTCATCCCCCAGGTTCCCGTGCGGGACCGTGAGCACCTGCGCCAGGAGTTGGCCCGGGTGGAAGCGGCCGGTGGCGAAGGCCTGATGGTGCGCCGCCCCGAGGCGCCTTACACCAGCGGACGCAGCGCCGAGATTCTCAAGGTGAAGAGCTGGCAGGATGCCGAAGCCGTGGTCGTCGCCCACCTGCCAGGTAAGGGCCGCCATCGCGGTCGGCTGGGGGCGCTGCTGGTCGAAATACCGGACGGTATTCGCTTCCGCCTCGGCACGGGCTTTACGGACGCCGAACGCAACGAGCCCCCGCCGGTCGGCGCGTTGATAACCTTCAAATTTCAGGGATTCTTTCCATCAGGCATCCCGCGCTTCCCCTCCTACCTGCGCCTGCGCCAGGATGGGAATCTGTAGGCGGGACTTTCTCGTGAGGTGACGATGAACAAAGGACTTAAAATTGTGATCTTTGCCGGTGTCGGCACTCTGGCCGGCGCCCTTCTGGGCTATCTGGGTCAATGCGTCGGTAATACCTGAGGCGCTTTGGCCGGCCCCTGGTCAGGGGCCCTGTTCGGTGTGATTGTGGGGACGGTGTTGGGACTGCTCCCCGAAGAGAAAAAGTAAGGCAGAGCAGAATTCCTTTCTGGAGTTGGCTCAATCCCCCGCAGCGGTACAAGGCGACCGCAGCGGGGGATTTTTTTTAACTCCGCTTGGCCGATTGAGGCGCCAAAGCCGTCAGAAAAGCACGGGCGGCGTTGGCGGGATCGGCGGCGGTCAGGATGGCACCGATGCAGGCGGCGCGGGTGCAACCGGCTTCCTGCAGCTCTGGCACGCGCGAAGATGTGACGCCGCCGAGGCCGAAGACGGGGATGGGGGCTGTAGAGCAAGCCTGGCGCAGGGCGTCGAGACCGACGGGGTCGCCGTAGGGGAGTTTGGAGGGGGTGGCGTAGACGGGACCAAAGGTGACAAAGTCGGCGCCCTGAGCGGCAGCTGTGAAAATCTCGCCGGCCCGGTGAGTGGAGACGCCGATAAGTCGATGCGGGCCGAGCTGCTGGCGGGCGACAGCGACGGGAAGAGAC
Protein-coding regions in this window:
- the xthA gene encoding exodeoxyribonuclease III — encoded protein: MKLVSFNVNGLRSRLHQLEALVRTHDPDIIGLQETKVQDVDFPLTAIEALGYQAAFHGQKTHYGVALLSKRAPLRVQLGFPEDGDEAQKRFISGWFALSDGQTLQVINGYFPQGESRDHPVKFPAKERFYADLRHYLQTSCDPLAPLAVMGDFNIAPVDLDIGIGSDNAKRWLRTGKTSFLPEERAWFQALQDWGLHDSFREQHADTADRFSWFDYRSRGFEAEPKRGLRIDHVLLTAPLMECCRHSGIDYEIRGMEKPSDHCPVWVECALD
- a CDS encoding DNA ligase is translated as MRTGLRGCGLALLAAALLSLLPLTAGAGTEFMQAQVDSGQVDVSGWLMSEKLDGVRAHWDGQTLRSKNGYRLTPPADFLSGWPPFALEGELWGGRGSFTETAAVVQRAQDDAGWRQLRFAIFDVPDGGGPFIERLQRAQQWFAHQPAPHAFVIPQVPVRDREHLRQELARVEAAGGEGLMVRRPEAPYTSGRSAEILKVKSWQDAEAVVVAHLPGKGRHRGRLGALLVEIPDGIRFRLGTGFTDAERNEPPPVGALITFKFQGFFPSGIPRFPSYLRLRQDGNL
- the thiE gene encoding thiamine phosphate synthase, with translation MSEPGAVDFSLYLISDRHLLADGRDLVEAVRLALIGGVGAVQLREKDLPAAALYTLARKLRGITREAGARLLINDRIDVALAVDADGVHLGGASLPVAVARQQLGPHRLIGVSTHRAGEIFTAAAQGADFVTFGPVYATPSKLPYGDPVGLDALRQACSTAPIPVFGLGGVTSSRVPELQEAGCTRAACIGAILTAADPANAARAFLTALAPQSAKRS